One part of the Treponema sp. OMZ 787 genome encodes these proteins:
- a CDS encoding ATP-binding protein — translation MMYFSRKLPIGVQSFKDLREKEFLYVDKTEYIFRLTNASKVYFLSRPRRFGKSLFLSTLKAYFLGQKELFKGLAIEKFEEAEKEKREIWQEYPVFYFDFNVGKYAETEALNERLDFLLKDIEKQYEIIPGSRDSFGSRFERAIKTAYEKTGKQVVILVDEYDKPLLQTMGVNEELNAEYKAVLRAFYSVLKSTDQYLRFAFLTGVTKFSKVSIFSDLNSLNDISINPDFSAICGLTQKELEETFRPEIETLAGRNELSYEDCLSALKKRYDGYCFAYGTETMYNPFSLLNVFFSKQFADYWFATGTPTFLVNELKREDYNIPELDGNVEMIESFLSDYRVGADSVIPVLFQSGYLTIKDYDKEYRMYRLGFPNEEVRYGFLYNLLPEYSNISFIKTSFNVVQFTKDLKAGKVDGFMQRLKSIMASLPYDTVKKESGESLALREHNFQVCVYLIFALMGQFVEVETPSSMGRTDCVVKTEKTIYIFEFKLKESAEAALKQIKEKNYAERYKADNKEIILIGVSFNPKEGTVGEWLSEKL, via the coding sequence ATGATGTATTTTAGTAGAAAACTGCCTATAGGCGTACAGAGTTTTAAAGACTTGCGTGAAAAAGAATTCCTCTATGTAGATAAGACCGAATATATTTTTCGTCTTACCAATGCAAGTAAGGTCTACTTTTTAAGCCGTCCGCGCAGATTCGGTAAAAGTCTTTTTCTTTCAACATTGAAAGCCTATTTTTTAGGTCAAAAAGAATTGTTTAAGGGCTTGGCAATAGAAAAGTTTGAAGAAGCCGAAAAAGAAAAAAGAGAAATTTGGCAAGAATATCCCGTATTCTATTTTGATTTTAATGTAGGCAAGTATGCCGAGACGGAAGCTCTCAATGAAAGGTTAGATTTTTTACTTAAAGATATAGAAAAACAATATGAAATTATCCCCGGCAGTAGAGACAGTTTCGGTTCAAGATTTGAAAGAGCTATAAAAACAGCCTACGAAAAAACAGGCAAGCAGGTTGTCATCTTGGTAGACGAGTATGATAAACCTCTTCTTCAAACGATGGGAGTAAATGAAGAGTTAAACGCAGAGTACAAGGCTGTTTTAAGGGCTTTTTACTCCGTATTAAAAAGTACCGATCAATATCTCCGGTTTGCTTTTTTAACCGGAGTTACAAAATTCAGCAAGGTAAGCATTTTCAGCGATTTAAATAGCTTAAACGACATAAGTATAAATCCAGACTTTTCGGCTATTTGCGGACTAACTCAAAAAGAATTAGAGGAAACCTTCCGCCCCGAAATAGAAACATTAGCCGGCCGAAACGAGTTAAGCTATGAAGATTGCCTTTCAGCCTTAAAGAAAAGATATGACGGTTATTGTTTTGCTTACGGAACCGAAACAATGTACAATCCCTTTAGCTTACTCAATGTATTTTTTTCAAAACAATTTGCAGATTATTGGTTTGCAACGGGAACACCTACTTTTTTGGTAAACGAATTAAAAAGAGAGGACTATAACATTCCCGAATTGGACGGAAATGTGGAAATGATTGAATCCTTTTTGTCGGATTATAGAGTAGGTGCGGACTCGGTTATACCGGTACTCTTTCAGTCCGGCTACTTAACGATTAAGGATTACGATAAAGAATACAGGATGTACAGGCTGGGCTTTCCAAACGAGGAAGTGCGTTACGGCTTTTTGTATAACCTCTTACCCGAATATTCAAATATAAGTTTTATAAAAACCTCTTTTAACGTGGTTCAGTTTACAAAAGATTTAAAGGCAGGGAAAGTAGACGGGTTTATGCAAAGGCTAAAATCGATAATGGCGAGTCTTCCCTACGATACCGTAAAAAAAGAAAGCGGAGAAAGCCTCGCCTTGAGGGAGCATAATTTTCAAGTTTGTGTTTACTTGATTTTTGCCCTTATGGGACAGTTTGTAGAAGTTGAAACGCCCTCATCAATGGGTAGAACGGACTGCGTTGTAAAAACCGAAAAGACAATTTACATCTTTGAGTTTAAACTAAAAGAAAGTGCGGAAGCCGCCTTAAAACAAATCAAAGAAAAAAACTATGCCGAAAGGTACAAGGCCGACAATAAAGAAATCATCCTTATCGGTGTAAGCTTTAATCCTAAAGAAGGTACCGTGGGCGAGTGGTTAAGCGAAAAACTATAG
- a CDS encoding hemolysin III family protein, translating to MKEEKIKRRYSIGEEIANAVTHGIGAGLSIAALVLLIIRAARYAPPDLKAGYIVGFTIFGASLIILYLFSTLYHALPLKAKKVFGIFDHCSIYVLIAGTYTAYCLSALHGAVGWTIFGIIWGMAVLGIVLYSIFGSRVRVLSVITYIPMGWLIIFAAKPLKEQLPMLSFKFLLIGGVLYTAGCIFYAMKKVKWAHGIWHLFVMAGSIMHFFSLYYSL from the coding sequence ATGAAAGAAGAAAAAATCAAACGCAGATATTCTATAGGTGAAGAAATTGCAAATGCAGTAACCCACGGCATAGGGGCAGGTCTTTCGATTGCAGCCCTCGTGCTTTTAATTATAAGGGCAGCCCGTTATGCTCCGCCTGATTTAAAGGCCGGTTACATTGTGGGCTTCACGATTTTCGGGGCATCCCTGATAATCCTCTACCTTTTTTCGACACTTTATCACGCCCTCCCTTTAAAGGCAAAAAAAGTATTCGGCATCTTCGATCACTGTTCAATCTATGTGCTTATAGCCGGAACCTACACGGCCTATTGCCTTTCGGCCCTTCACGGGGCTGTCGGCTGGACTATTTTCGGTATTATCTGGGGAATGGCCGTTCTAGGCATAGTTTTATACTCGATATTCGGAAGCCGGGTGAGGGTTCTATCGGTTATTACCTATATTCCCATGGGCTGGCTCATCATCTTTGCAGCAAAGCCCTTAAAAGAGCAGCTGCCCATGTTAAGCTTTAAATTTTTACTTATAGGAGGCGTTCTTTACACTGCCGGCTGTATTTTTTACGCAATGAAGAAGGTAAAATGGGCACACGGCATCTGGCATCTTTTTGTGATGGCCGGGAGCATAATGCACTTTTTTTCGCTTTATTACAGTCTTTAA